The segment TTGGTAGGACCATTCAACAAAGTGGAGATATTTAAGATGATACGTTCGGATCTCCGCCGTTCTTCTTCGCCACGGCGTCCGTGAAGATCCGGAATGCTACATACCTGGCTCTCGTCGCGATCCCTTCCATAGAGTTCTTACGCATGCTCGCCACCGTCGTATCGCTGGCGATCTCGGCGCCCAATCCGAAGAGGAAACACGCTTTGATGATGTCGTGCTCCTGGTTTCCATGGCCGAGACGGATCGTCGATGATGATGCAGAGGAGGAGGAATCGGCATCGTCAGAGAGTAGGGGATTAAAAATTTCGCCAAAAATTTCGCCATTATCGAATTCGGTGATGGACGATTGGTACTCGATTTCGGTCTTTTTATTGCCACGTGTCCCTAAGGACATGCTcaaaaaattcttaattaacatacgtttctttccttttctcctatttttgatttaaattttgggtTATTATTGTTAAGATACGTTATTGAGGATGCCGATAATGATGATCTAATGTGAATGATGTTTTCCCTTTTTTCTTTCAAACAATAGTTTGGGCTATAGAAAAAAAGTAGTCAAATACGTTCCACCAAAAAGATCTTGGTCGACATGTTATATCAATATTCCTTATAATAAAGTTGGTAATTTGTCCCCACAACTGAAAATTGGAGACATGTGCGCGAGAaatgacttttaaaaatttaaaggtGATTCGTCGTTATAGTGTGTttattacaaaaacaaatatgaaatagCTCAGCTTCCACTTTCGTTGCCCATGCACACCGCACGCGAGTTGGTCGGATGGTCCCAACTTAGTCTTCGACTCCACGTCGATTTGTGTACGTGTCACTGTGTCAAAACTCCATTCAACCTAATACCACAATCGtggtatatataaaaatcaacTAATTTATCATAGTTAATTACTAGGGTTCGTAAGCGGGGACATGAGAATCCTCATTCTTCAGCAATGACTTGAATGGAGTACGCTGTATATGCATTTTCATAGCATGGAAAAATACATCTGAATTAAAAACTGTAAATGAAATACTGAATAAAAAAGGTACACAAAAAGGATTTACAAATCGAtacaataaatttgaaaattgtataatatttaatattttaccaaataaaaaaaattacgatTAAAACTTTTGGTTGATAATGAATaagaaacaaataatattttcagaACCGTCGATTTGtttcaattattttagttaCATTTATGTAACAAACCATTTAAGAGATTacaaaagaacaaagagaatCGTTTAGGTGGGTGAGCTTTTGCTTCTCTACCTAAACGACACCGTACGTATTTTACATTACAGAATAGCTCCGTTACTTTTTTTTCGTTCATTTTTTCAAACGCCGTCTCTTCGTAAAGGAAACGTCCCAAGGATCTGGCACTGATCGCCGCGTGGACACTAAAAAGCCACGTGTCTCCACCCCCGCCGTAACACCTGTCGGTTACATGAAGACTCCGAATTCTTGCCCACACGGTTCTGGGTTCCCCGGATTACCGGGTCGGATTCTTTAGTATCCGAATATTCTTTTTGAATAATCAAATACTCCATAGCCTCTCAATAAACCCCGATTATTCAATCCGTCATCTCCGGGTAGACCCGAGTTAGAAGCGTCAAATTCTCTGGGTATCTCAACAACTATACCGACTAAATCAATCGGTTCCCTCCCACACTCTTCCGTCGGAAACCTCACCGGCGAACCAGAGGACGAAGACGGCGTCGAGGATTCTGATTCGTCCGATGAAGACGAGCTTCCAGCTTCGGTATCCTCAATTGGCTTAACCGATTGAAACACGGGAGCAACCGGTTCTGAATTCCTCAAACCGGATTCAGTAACCGACTCCTCGGGTTGAACCGGAGCTCTGCAAAGCGGACAGCTAGATCTCGACCGGAACCACGTGTCAATACAATCAACATGGAACACGTGGCCACATTTCGGAAGGACACgtccttcgtcttcttcttcaaattccGACAAGCAAACGGAGCAATCCTCGGGCGGAGATTTATGGGTTTTAGCGGAATAGACGAAGATCGGGATTTTCTCGAGCACCGTCGGATCGAGAGGAGATAGGGAGGAGGATTGAGTGGGGTCTCGAGCGGCGGACAGAGATCGGAGGTGAGCACTGATACGGCGGCGAATACGGCGGTTTTGACGACGGAATAACCATCTGGCGTAGCTGTGGAAACAGAGGATAAGAATGACGGCGACGAAGAGGATGATCACGGAAGCGAGCATGATCTTGCCGTTAAGTGCGTAACGTGAAGAAGGTCCATGGGTCATGTTTTCCCATAGTGTCTTGCTATTGTCATCAACGATGCCCATtgttctagagagagagagtgagtgaAGTAAGTGAAAGGAACACGAAATATTTTAGAGCGAGAATGAATTGAGTGGGTTATCGAAGAAGAGGAGAGTGGGAGTGCTTGATTCTGTGGGTTTGAATCTCTTTATTTATAGACGAGCTATGAATTATTGGCTACGCTTATTTTATTGCTATTATTActatatatgtttgttttattttttcggTGGATTTATTCTTGATTTCAATTTTCGAGTAACTTTATAAAATTGAATTTAAAAGTGATAAAATGCTTTTGCGACTTTTTGTTGTTGATTTTCATAGAGTTGAACATACATTTTTTGTCTAATAGCTCTTTCAGCTTTGAACAAATATAGTTTTGAGAAAGTCTTTTGACCATAATTTACTTTATGATTTGCTTGACAATACTTTTTAGTTTTGAGTATATGTTTTTTTCCCACAGAGAAGCATGCATTTAATCATAGATCAAATGTGTAGAAACTTATTGATAAACATGGTGCACATTTGATAGATTTTCTTGAACATTTCTTCAGTGCTATTTAACCTTTTGTGAATAAATATGCTGGAAACAGAGTTAAAAGTCAAAGTTTGTGAATTTTGTATTATTTACATTCatcattatatgtttttttttggtaaaattcaTCAGTATATGTTGAAAGCaaaactataaaagtagatGTAGAGACACTAATAGGGAAAATAAAATGCATGGTCCAATCCAATTGAAATGAAACTGAAAAATCCATAACTAAATAAACCGAAATGAACCTAGAATCTAGTAACACACTGCTTTTGGATTTTCCATGACTCATGGGACTCATTCTCAAGCGTGGTCTCTTAAAGTTTTGCTTAAATGGTAAGAGAGGGACTGTCCTAATCTGGCGgctctttatttcttttttctttttcctctctttttataaaaaaaaaataagtattttgttttcttagaaaaataaaaaaaaattccgtCAAATACAACCTTATTTGGAAGTCTTTTTCAAAAATGTCTTTAAGACCGTTTTACACATCAGAAACCTACTAACATTTTTGTCGTTAAGAGTATTTTAAATGGCCCTTCCTTGCTAACGACCTTAGATGCATTCACCTTTCTATTGTTTCTTGTTTCTACTTTAAATAACATTAgagtttcttctctctttttcttgaTCGCATTTCCACTTTCCTCCATTTTGAGCACTATCAAGAAGtattactaaaatattattctcGAGAATTGAATTAAGAATCTTAGATCTTTCTAAGAACTTCCAAGGCCATTAACGGCTCTAAATGATTAGAAGATTCCTTACTCTCATTACAGAATGTTACAGTATTGGATATATGTTCTTACAGAAGATTCCTTACTATATTAGGACTAATCTTAGATCAAAACAGAAGAAACTCCGATCAAACACACACATAAATATCTTGTACAGCATAATTTCTGTTTTTTAGAAACATACATGATACCCAAACGCAGACAAAAGTTAAAGAATCAGTGACTATATAACTTGTTTTGGTCCCGGGCCGGCCGGGACCGATAGTATGAGTTGTAAAATCTATAACTTATTGATTTATAAAAGGTTGTACATTAAGACTTGCTTCCATGGTAAATGGTTTTTATTTAAAGTTGTTGATCAGTGAACAACGAAAAGCAAATTCGATATTATGAATGGGATAAGGTCGGACCATTAGTCAAAACATTCTACAACTTGAGAGAACACTCTAAAGGCTATACAAACCCATGTGCCGTGAGCGTGCAGGCTAACATGAAATATCATACTTTATACGACTGATGAAAGCTACTCATctgttatttatatatcataaaGTAGCTTAAAATTCAATTTGTATATCAATATGCAATACAGGTTATCAGCTTTTTATAAAAGTAAATGTAATAGATTTATCCACTAAAATCATATTAAAGTCGACGGGTTGCTTAATAGtcaagaaaaagagaaaaaaatagaaagaaacatTTGAAAAAGCTAGGTCGAAAAAGTGATAATGAAAATTCATaagtaaaaggaaaaaaaaaacgattaagAGTTAGTATTTCACAATGTTTAAATTCTGCTAGGCGCACATTAGGTGTTCGAACAGTGTTTAGCGTGTAGGTCGATTAATCGTGTTCTATATGTCTGCATGCATGGTAGCTTTTTTATTTAAGTAAAGTGCTAAACGTTCAACTTTAAGAAGGTTTGATATTTTACAATCAACCAAAGTATCAAACCGTGTGAAAGTTGTAAATAAATGATGTAACAGCCAGTGAAGTTACATTCCGAGAAGTAGTGGCCAGCTCATTCATCTCCCTTTTTCGAATTGCTTTACTTGTTTTTCAACTTTcaactttatttatttctttcctttcaactttatttatttgttaaaatatgagaacaattaacaaaaatgaaaaaaaaaaaaacaataaacgcTTATGATTAAACCAAAACG is part of the Brassica rapa cultivar Chiifu-401-42 chromosome A09, CAAS_Brap_v3.01, whole genome shotgun sequence genome and harbors:
- the LOC103842073 gene encoding RING-H2 finger protein ATL5, which encodes MGIVDDNSKTLWENMTHGPSSRYALNGKIMLASVIILFVAVILILCFHSYARWLFRRQNRRIRRRISAHLRSLSAARDPTQSSSLSPLDPTVLEKIPIFVYSAKTHKSPPEDCSVCLSEFEEEDEGRVLPKCGHVFHVDCIDTWFRSRSSCPLCRAPVQPEESVTESGLRNSEPVAPVFQSVKPIEDTEAGSSSSSDESESSTPSSSSGSPVRFPTEECGREPIDLVGIVVEIPREFDASNSGLPGDDGLNNRGLLRGYGVFDYSKRIFGY